GGCCGTCGGTTCGGGCGATGATCGGTTTGCTGATGACCGTGTCGGCCCCGGTGATCCGGCCGTAGAGGTAGGCGTCGGCGCCCAACTCCTCGACCACGTCGACCTCCATCTCGACGCCGACGCTACCCAGCTCGAAGTGTTCGGGGCGGACCCCGACGACGAGTTCGGCGGCAGTGCCGGCGATCTCCCGTGGCACCGGAATATTCCAATCCCCCAGCGAGACAGCGGAGTCAACGACCGGCAGGGTGAACAGGTTCATGGCGGGCGACCCGATGAATCCCGCGACGAACACGTTGCCCGGGTTGCGGTAGAGCTCCCTTGGTGTCGCACACTGTTGCAGCAGCCCGTCGCGCAGCACCGCGACGCGGTCACCCATGGTCATCGCCTCGACCTGGTCGTGGGTCACGTACACCGTGGTGGTGCCGAGTTGGCGCTGCAGCGCGGCGATCTGGTTGCGGGTCTGCACGCGTAGTTTGGCATCCAGGTTCGACAGGGGTTCGTCCATCAGGAAGACCTGCGGACGGCGTACGATCGCCCGTCCCATCGCCACCCGCTGTCGTTGCCCGCCGGAGAGATCTTTGGGCTTGCGTTCGAGATACTGCTCCAGATCGAGCATGCGTGCCGCCGCCAATACCCGTTCGCGGGTCTCGTTTTTCGGTGTTTTGGCCACTTTCAGCGCGAAGCCCATGTTCTGCGCCACCGTCATGTGCGGATAGAGGGCGTAGTTCTGGAAGACCATTGCGACGTCGCGGTCCTTGGGATCGAGGTTGGTGACATCGCGGTCGCCGATGCGGATGCGCCCGGAGTCGAGGGTTTCCAATCCCGCCAGCATCCGCAGCGACGTTGTCTTGCCGCATCCGGACGGCCCTACCAGGACCATGAACTCGCCGTCGCCGACCACCAGATCCAGGCTATCCAGGGCGGCCCGGTCACTGCCCGGATAGCGCCGGGTCGCCTGCTCGAAACTCACCGAAGCCATTGCGCTAACCGCCCATCCCGGTGACGGCGATGCCGCGGACGAACGAGCGCTGGGCGAAGGCGTAGATGACGACCAACGGCAGCAGGATCAGGATCGAGGTCGCCATCAGAACCGGCCAGCGGGCAACGTATTCGCCGCGCAACCGGACCAGCCCGAGGGTGAGGGTGGCCAGGCTGCCGCGCTGGATCATCAACAGCGGCCACAGGAAATCGTTCCACACGCTGACCCACGTCAGCACGGCGAGCACCATCACCGCGGGCCGGGCGTGAGGCAGCAGAATGCGCCAGTAGATCTGCCAAGGCGAGCATCCGTCGAGAATCGCCGCCTCCTCGAGATCGGTCGGCAGGGTGCGGAAGAACTGCCGCATCAGGTAAGTGCCGAACGCGCTGCCGAACAAACCCGGCACGATCATAGCCCAGGGCGTGTCGACCCATCCCAAGGTCCGCATCACGATGAACTGCGGGATCACTGTCACCGTCAGCGGCACCATCAAGGTGCCCAGATACAACAGGAACAAGGTATCGCGGCCGCGAAAATCCAACCGCGCGAACGCATATCCGGCCAATGAGCAGAACATCACCTGGCCGGCCGTGACGCATCCGGCATACAGGACGGTGTTGAAGAACATCCGCCAGAACGGCATCAGATCGAACACCGTGGTGTAGTTGGACCAGCGCGGGCTGGACGGCAACAGCCGCGGTTCGCTGATCTCGCCCTCCTTCTTCAGGGACCCGGAGATCGCCCACAGGATGGGAAACAAGGCGCACCAGGCAACGAAGATCAGCGCCGCGTAGGACGCGACGGCCCGGAAGACGGCGCGCTTAGCCGAGACCACGGGACGACTCCCAGGTACGACGGCGGGTGATGCGCAGCTGCAACACCGTCAGCACCAACAGAATGGCGAACATCACCCACGCCAGCGCGGACGCATAACCGAACTCCAGGAACGAGAACGCGTGCTGAAACAGCATGATGCCCAGCACGTAGGTGCCGGTTTCTGGTCCGCCGTTGGCACCGGTCAGGACGTAGACGAGATCGAAAGACTGAAACGCGTGGATGATCGAGATGACCACCACGAACGACATCGCACCGCGGACCAACGGCACCGTGATGGACACGAACTGCCGGATCTCGCCCGCACCATCGATTCTGGCGGCCTCATACACCGTTTCCGGAATACCCTGCATCGCCGCCAACAGGATCACCGTCGCGAACGGAACGCTGCGCCACACGCTGACCATGCACAACGACACCATGGCCCAATGGGGTTCGACCAGCCACGGTATCGGGCCGATCCCGACCCAGCCGAGCAT
This genomic stretch from Mycobacterium paragordonae harbors:
- a CDS encoding ABC transporter ATP-binding protein — encoded protein: MASVSFEQATRRYPGSDRAALDSLDLVVGDGEFMVLVGPSGCGKTTSLRMLAGLETLDSGRIRIGDRDVTNLDPKDRDVAMVFQNYALYPHMTVAQNMGFALKVAKTPKNETRERVLAAARMLDLEQYLERKPKDLSGGQRQRVAMGRAIVRRPQVFLMDEPLSNLDAKLRVQTRNQIAALQRQLGTTTVYVTHDQVEAMTMGDRVAVLRDGLLQQCATPRELYRNPGNVFVAGFIGSPAMNLFTLPVVDSAVSLGDWNIPVPREIAGTAAELVVGVRPEHFELGSVGVEMEVDVVEELGADAYLYGRITGADTVISKPIIARTDGHDPPGKGSRVHLHPQPGHLHFFATDGHRIS
- a CDS encoding carbohydrate ABC transporter permease, whose product is MVSAKRAVFRAVASYAALIFVAWCALFPILWAISGSLKKEGEISEPRLLPSSPRWSNYTTVFDLMPFWRMFFNTVLYAGCVTAGQVMFCSLAGYAFARLDFRGRDTLFLLYLGTLMVPLTVTVIPQFIVMRTLGWVDTPWAMIVPGLFGSAFGTYLMRQFFRTLPTDLEEAAILDGCSPWQIYWRILLPHARPAVMVLAVLTWVSVWNDFLWPLLMIQRGSLATLTLGLVRLRGEYVARWPVLMATSILILLPLVVIYAFAQRSFVRGIAVTGMGG
- a CDS encoding carbohydrate ABC transporter permease, producing MTATDTPTPAKTPPWRRRAWAGRLFIAPNLAAVLLFMLFPLGFSLYMSVQKWDMFTPAKFVGLDNFHNLFTSDPLFLIAMRNTVIYTVGTVLPTVLISLVVAGVLNRKVKGIGVFRTIVFLPLAISSVVMAVVWQFVFNTDNGLLNIMLGWVGIGPIPWLVEPHWAMVSLCMVSVWRSVPFATVILLAAMQGIPETVYEAARIDGAGEIRQFVSITVPLVRGAMSFVVVISIIHAFQSFDLVYVLTGANGGPETGTYVLGIMLFQHAFSFLEFGYASALAWVMFAILLVLTVLQLRITRRRTWESSRGLG